A window of Ignavibacteriales bacterium contains these coding sequences:
- a CDS encoding GDSL-type esterase/lipase family protein — MALTKMQIKFIEKNRKKLSAEKISKELNVPLEEVKKYNEWRSVQKAPVYFYIILVLIPVIFFVLLEVCLRIFHYGNDLSMWSSITEDKLILNSEVAHRYFSTVKNVPTSIEDVFDKEKKPNSFRVFVLGESSAAGYPFMPLGSFSRYIRKRLELAYPNNKIEIINIGLTAVNSYTIRDFIPGVLEESPDLILIYTGHNEYYGALGIGSLESFGNSRTFINLVLYLNRFKTTQLVKNFIQWCMELFSSTDANTKSGTLMSRMAKEQYIEFNSENYKQGLAQFSDNMHDVIEIVKQANVPIMIGTLTSNLKDQKPFISVKSGKYPPAEQVFDEAQSDYSLGKYKTADSLFRFAKDLDALRFRAPEEINKTIKKFGKEYNIPIIDVDSVFNASSPNGIVGNNLMTDHLHPTLQGYQLMGKLFYEKMTKMKYLPKNAASSIPFEKQDSTTLASFPFFKIDSTIAAYRIKYLKNDWPYIDPKNKIAANILLAPKTFEDSLAFKVVIEGLSWAECHEKVVERCLKERKIDEFLHEIEILLYQYPIIVDYYKFIDGFALDFMNRKDFGNAYKILLKRYQIQPNDFSTKWLGTIDLNQSRIQSAIKYLEQSYSFNSNDNQTIYNLAGAYALNKDYRKSYDMITKILKLDPYYPGAQNLLQQLKNVLKIN; from the coding sequence TTGGCGCTTACAAAAATGCAGATCAAATTTATAGAAAAGAACCGAAAAAAATTATCTGCTGAAAAGATTTCAAAAGAATTAAATGTTCCTCTCGAAGAAGTAAAAAAATATAACGAGTGGAGATCGGTTCAGAAAGCTCCAGTCTATTTTTACATCATATTAGTTTTAATTCCCGTCATATTTTTTGTTCTGCTCGAAGTTTGTCTCCGAATTTTTCATTACGGAAACGATCTTTCCATGTGGTCATCTATAACTGAGGACAAACTCATTTTAAATTCAGAAGTCGCACATCGTTACTTTTCCACGGTTAAAAACGTTCCGACATCAATTGAAGATGTGTTTGATAAAGAAAAGAAACCTAACTCGTTTCGTGTTTTTGTTCTTGGCGAAAGCAGCGCTGCCGGATATCCTTTTATGCCGCTCGGTTCTTTCTCTCGATACATTCGCAAAAGATTAGAGCTTGCTTACCCAAACAATAAAATTGAAATTATTAACATCGGTCTTACTGCTGTTAATAGTTATACCATTCGTGATTTTATACCTGGAGTTTTAGAAGAGAGCCCAGATTTAATTTTAATCTACACCGGGCATAATGAATATTACGGCGCTCTTGGTATTGGATCGTTGGAATCTTTTGGTAACTCAAGAACATTTATAAATTTAGTTCTTTACCTCAATAGATTTAAAACTACTCAACTAGTCAAAAATTTCATTCAATGGTGTATGGAATTATTTTCTTCAACTGATGCGAATACAAAAAGCGGCACTCTTATGTCCCGCATGGCAAAGGAACAGTACATTGAATTTAATTCGGAAAATTACAAACAAGGGCTCGCTCAATTTTCAGATAATATGCACGACGTAATTGAAATCGTAAAGCAAGCAAATGTACCTATTATGATCGGGACACTAACGAGTAATTTGAAAGATCAGAAACCATTTATTTCTGTAAAGAGCGGAAAATATCCACCGGCAGAACAAGTTTTTGATGAAGCACAATCAGATTACAGTTTAGGTAAATACAAAACGGCAGATTCGTTATTCCGTTTTGCAAAGGATTTGGATGCACTTCGTTTTAGAGCGCCTGAAGAAATTAACAAAACAATAAAAAAGTTTGGTAAGGAATACAATATTCCCATTATTGATGTTGATTCTGTTTTCAATGCTTCGAGTCCTAACGGAATTGTAGGAAATAATTTAATGACCGATCATCTTCATCCGACTCTTCAAGGATACCAATTAATGGGTAAACTGTTTTATGAAAAGATGACAAAAATGAAATACTTACCAAAAAATGCCGCCTCTTCAATACCATTTGAGAAACAAGACAGTACAACACTTGCAAGCTTCCCATTTTTTAAAATTGATTCCACAATCGCTGCCTATAGAATAAAATACCTGAAAAACGATTGGCCTTATATTGACCCTAAAAATAAAATTGCAGCTAACATTCTTCTTGCCCCTAAGACCTTTGAAGATTCTCTCGCGTTTAAGGTTGTTATAGAAGGACTTAGCTGGGCGGAATGTCATGAAAAAGTTGTTGAAAGATGTCTCAAGGAAAGAAAAATTGATGAGTTCTTACATGAAATAGAAATACTCCTTTATCAATATCCGATAATTGTAGACTATTACAAATTCATTGATGGTTTTGCACTGGATTTTATGAACAGAAAAGATTTCGGTAATGCCTATAAAATTCTTTTAAAACGATATCAGATTCAACCAAATGATTTCTCGACTAAATGGCTGGGTACTATTGATTTGAATCAATCCCGAATTCAATCCGCTATTAAATATTTGGAACAAAGTTATTCGTTTAACTCAAATGACAACCAGACGATTTACAACCTTGCCGGTGCTTATGCTTTGAATAAAGATTATAGGAAAAGTTATGATATGATTACAAAAATTTTGAAGTTGGATCCATACTATCCCGGTGCACAAAATCTGTTGCAGCAGTTGAAAAATGTATTGAAAATAAATTAG
- a CDS encoding DUF5989 family protein gives MPIVFFLILLGGLIILTKGSALAPFIYAIF, from the coding sequence ATGCCAATTGTTTTCTTTCTAATCCTTCTTGGGGGATTGATAATATTGACTAAAGGTTCAGCTTTGGCGCCGTTTATATATGCTATCTTCTAA
- a CDS encoding TonB-dependent receptor gives MLSSNTVNKRLVNLLRLLLFIIVLTCYSSFAQDKGTIRGVVRDSTTLESLPYGNVYIKELNVGSSTNNRGYFVIRSLPAGRSYTLVTSYVGYKTKQLHVETKAGEVTDIKIDLAPSSIQMKTIEKVEYLGKHENLTDISKTVLTPKELETIPKSVETDVLRSLASLPGVQSTSDVSAKFNVRGGESNQNLILLDGMPVYYPFHAIGLFSVMDPDIINSVEFFRGGFPSKYGRAISSVLNITTKDGDKNKYDAKLGASFLSVKGMIEGPIPDGSFYISGRKSLSNEILKKFVNNNDLPVDFYDLAFKLNYANPVFFSGSKFTFQGLTSQDNLIYSDPHQPDYSWSNSDWGFHVFTVGEVPLFLDFGITLSKYKNEIIPKLSGLKPKSNEVSDFTMTTDFTYILDNKDEINLGLDIKSVTTQLFLQSNLDFRTDVGSDGIGSNAYLNYKFLSLSNFTLDVGTRLNIKDIAAKGVFAEPRVNVSYMFTPELIAKAAFGVFQQELTTIEDEREVLSLFDPVVIVPSYLTKTRAEHYIFGIASKLSDYISVNVESYYKKINAAPTLNENKTRFDEPDLLLSTGESYGGELQTKFNSDLIDVTLAYTLSWAFKEVDGVRYSPRYDSRHNLNILATIKLPYDWQFSANWVYHSGFPYTQQAGYYDKLSLNDFFNDYKIYVLLFPITLFGAKNSARLPDYHRLDLSLSKKLNFDFMKMDLDISAVNVYNRKNIFYFEQNTGKIVNMLPFLLTATVKVEL, from the coding sequence ATGCTATCTTCTAATACAGTGAATAAAAGATTAGTAAACCTTCTGCGTCTTCTTCTTTTTATCATCGTATTAACCTGTTATTCTTCTTTCGCTCAAGACAAAGGAACAATTCGAGGTGTTGTACGAGACTCTACCACTTTAGAATCATTGCCGTACGGCAACGTTTATATTAAAGAGTTAAATGTTGGTTCATCTACAAACAACAGAGGGTATTTTGTTATCAGATCATTACCTGCAGGCAGAAGTTACACGCTAGTTACATCGTATGTCGGTTACAAAACGAAACAATTACATGTTGAGACAAAAGCAGGCGAAGTCACTGATATAAAAATAGATCTCGCTCCGTCAAGCATTCAGATGAAAACGATCGAGAAAGTTGAGTATCTCGGCAAGCACGAAAACCTTACCGATATAAGCAAAACAGTTCTTACACCTAAGGAACTTGAGACTATTCCTAAAAGTGTTGAGACAGATGTATTAAGATCGCTTGCATCGTTACCCGGTGTTCAATCTACAAGCGATGTTTCGGCAAAGTTCAATGTGAGGGGCGGAGAGTCCAATCAAAACTTAATTCTCTTAGATGGTATGCCGGTCTATTATCCGTTTCATGCAATCGGTTTATTCAGCGTGATGGATCCAGACATAATTAACAGTGTCGAATTCTTCCGCGGGGGTTTTCCTTCAAAGTATGGAAGAGCAATTTCTTCCGTGCTGAACATTACCACAAAAGACGGCGATAAAAATAAATATGATGCAAAACTCGGCGCAAGCTTTTTATCTGTTAAAGGAATGATTGAAGGACCGATTCCCGACGGGTCGTTCTATATTTCCGGAAGAAAAAGTTTATCAAATGAAATTCTCAAGAAGTTTGTTAACAATAACGATCTTCCGGTAGATTTCTACGATCTCGCTTTCAAATTAAATTATGCAAATCCGGTTTTCTTCTCTGGTTCAAAATTTACTTTTCAAGGATTGACAAGCCAGGATAATCTCATATATTCTGATCCGCATCAGCCGGATTACAGCTGGTCGAACAGTGACTGGGGTTTTCATGTATTCACAGTAGGCGAAGTTCCGTTGTTCTTAGATTTTGGGATTACACTAAGCAAGTATAAAAACGAAATTATTCCGAAGCTTAGCGGATTAAAACCAAAGTCGAATGAAGTAAGCGATTTTACTATGACCACAGATTTCACATACATATTGGATAATAAAGATGAAATTAATCTTGGTCTGGATATAAAGTCTGTTACTACACAACTATTCTTGCAAAGTAATCTCGATTTCCGAACCGATGTTGGTTCCGACGGAATAGGTTCCAATGCATATCTAAATTATAAATTTCTTAGTCTTTCTAATTTTACGTTGGACGTGGGGACGCGCTTAAATATAAAAGACATTGCTGCCAAAGGAGTATTTGCGGAACCACGCGTCAATGTAAGTTATATGTTTACACCCGAGCTGATTGCTAAAGCGGCGTTCGGAGTTTTTCAGCAAGAGTTAACTACGATCGAAGATGAGAGAGAAGTACTATCGTTATTCGATCCGGTAGTGATAGTTCCATCGTATCTAACCAAAACAAGGGCTGAGCATTATATTTTCGGAATCGCTTCCAAATTATCCGATTACATTTCAGTGAATGTTGAAAGTTATTACAAGAAGATTAATGCTGCGCCAACACTAAATGAAAATAAAACAAGGTTCGATGAGCCGGATCTTTTGCTTAGCACCGGGGAATCTTACGGCGGCGAATTACAAACAAAATTTAATTCCGATCTGATAGATGTTACATTGGCTTATACATTGAGTTGGGCGTTTAAGGAAGTTGATGGCGTAAGATATTCACCGCGTTACGACTCCCGGCATAATCTAAATATTTTGGCAACGATCAAATTGCCGTACGATTGGCAGTTCAGCGCAAACTGGGTCTATCACTCAGGATTCCCTTATACTCAGCAAGCGGGCTACTATGATAAGTTGTCGTTGAATGATTTCTTTAACGACTACAAAATCTATGTACTGTTATTTCCGATCACTTTATTTGGTGCAAAAAACTCTGCAAGATTACCTGATTATCACAGATTGGATTTAAGTTTATCGAAGAAACTTAATTTTGATTTTATGAAAATGGATCTGGATATAAGCGCTGTCAACGTATACAACCGTAAAAATATTTTTTACTTTGAACAAAACACCGGCAAAATTGTAAACATGCTTCCTTTTCTTTTAACGGCAACTGTCAAGGTAGAGTTATGA